A region from the uncultured Sunxiuqinia sp. genome encodes:
- a CDS encoding dihydrolipoamide acetyltransferase family protein, which translates to MAIPVIMPRQGQSVETCIIGEWYKQVGDQVKAGDMLFSYETDKASFEEEAKEDGELLAIFYEEGDEVPVLINVAVLGKSGESVDEFRPNGDSAEESSAEQEEAPAASTDTSSAKEEKTVVLDERPEGKIRISPRAKVMAEKMGVPYEKVKGSGPHGRIIAQDVEAASESVAQLTPLAQEKSQAESLEPAKETTGLGGRASAADLISYNPVYGDDFEVKKLTNIRKLIAKSMHQSLQNSAQLTHHMSADARQIMALRKSFKKKLEAGEVSQNITINDLVCLAVIRALKKYPQANTHFIGDSMRWFKKVHLGLAVDTERGLMVPAVKNADDLSIEGLSSQLSTVAGNCRKGNIDPELLKPEAASFTVSNLGNYGVEMFTPVINLPQTAILGVCTIVPRPKDLGDGVYGFVPMMGLSLTYDHQALDGGEATLFLREIKTQIENLTI; encoded by the coding sequence ATGGCTATTCCGGTAATTATGCCTCGTCAGGGGCAATCTGTTGAGACTTGTATCATTGGAGAATGGTATAAGCAAGTCGGTGATCAGGTGAAGGCAGGCGATATGTTGTTTTCGTATGAAACCGACAAGGCTTCGTTTGAAGAAGAAGCTAAAGAAGATGGTGAACTATTGGCTATTTTTTATGAGGAAGGAGATGAAGTTCCCGTACTAATTAATGTTGCTGTTTTAGGAAAGAGTGGCGAAAGTGTTGACGAATTTCGTCCGAATGGTGATTCAGCTGAGGAATCTTCAGCTGAACAGGAAGAGGCTCCTGCTGCATCAACTGACACATCTTCGGCAAAAGAAGAAAAAACAGTTGTTTTGGATGAGAGACCTGAAGGCAAAATACGCATTTCTCCTCGTGCCAAAGTGATGGCTGAGAAAATGGGCGTACCATACGAGAAAGTAAAAGGATCAGGCCCCCATGGACGAATCATTGCTCAGGATGTTGAAGCTGCATCAGAGTCTGTTGCTCAATTAACTCCGCTGGCTCAGGAAAAGTCACAAGCTGAGAGTCTGGAACCTGCTAAAGAAACAACCGGCTTAGGTGGCCGTGCGAGCGCAGCCGACCTTATTTCATACAATCCGGTTTATGGGGATGACTTTGAAGTGAAGAAATTGACGAACATCCGTAAGTTAATTGCTAAATCAATGCATCAGTCGCTGCAGAATTCAGCTCAGTTAACACACCATATGAGTGCTGATGCCCGCCAAATTATGGCCTTGCGTAAAAGCTTTAAGAAAAAACTGGAAGCTGGCGAGGTATCTCAGAATATTACCATCAACGACTTGGTTTGTTTGGCAGTAATCAGAGCATTGAAAAAGTATCCGCAAGCGAATACACATTTTATTGGCGATAGTATGCGCTGGTTCAAAAAAGTGCATTTGGGACTGGCCGTTGATACTGAGCGCGGACTAATGGTTCCAGCTGTTAAAAATGCGGACGATTTATCAATCGAAGGTCTTTCCTCGCAGCTAAGCACTGTGGCTGGCAATTGTCGAAAAGGGAATATTGATCCCGAATTGTTGAAACCTGAAGCAGCAAGTTTTACGGTTTCCAATCTTGGTAATTATGGTGTTGAAATGTTTACACCGGTTATTAATCTTCCTCAAACCGCAATTTTAGGTGTTTGTACCATTGTTCCTCGGCCGAAAGATTTGGGTGATGGTGTATATGGTTTTGTTCCAATGATGGGGCTTTCTCTAACCTACGATCACCAGGCATTGGATGGTGGTGAAGCGACGCTGTTCTTAAGAGAGATCAAAACTCAAATAGAAAACCTAACAATCTAG
- a CDS encoding GntR family transcriptional regulator, which translates to MAEENKIPQYKKLYETLRRHIVSGVYKEGSLLPSENELCAVHSMTRPTVRHALEALVQDGFIQKKQGKGSIVQKPPQDIGILSISGTSSAIGKQYLQTQIIQKPQIKAWPMPFNFDLAEAEKDVGCIYMERLRFVNEQPVFYDINHIPNINLPRFTSRTFENKSLFDTLRTGYQIEVKGGTQKLKAIKATGTISQLLKIKTGDPVLYMERKLLTNREGFHIYSTIYFNSEKHAIFGNF; encoded by the coding sequence ATGGCTGAAGAAAATAAAATACCACAATACAAAAAATTGTACGAAACTCTGCGTCGACACATCGTATCAGGAGTTTACAAAGAAGGAAGTTTACTCCCATCAGAGAATGAGCTTTGTGCCGTCCACAGTATGACTCGACCTACGGTTCGACATGCGCTAGAAGCCTTAGTTCAGGATGGATTTATTCAGAAAAAACAAGGGAAGGGTAGTATTGTACAAAAACCTCCGCAGGATATTGGAATATTGTCCATCTCTGGAACTTCTTCGGCCATTGGGAAACAATACCTGCAAACACAAATAATACAGAAGCCACAAATAAAAGCGTGGCCAATGCCTTTCAATTTTGACCTCGCCGAAGCTGAAAAAGATGTTGGCTGCATCTACATGGAACGTTTACGTTTTGTGAATGAGCAACCCGTTTTTTACGACATCAACCACATTCCAAACATCAATCTACCACGCTTTACCAGTCGGACCTTCGAAAACAAATCACTTTTCGACACCTTAAGAACAGGCTATCAAATTGAAGTAAAAGGAGGAACACAGAAATTAAAAGCAATAAAGGCAACAGGAACAATAAGCCAGCTTTTAAAAATAAAAACAGGCGACCCGGTGCTCTACATGGAACGGAAATTATTAACGAACCGCGAAGGATTTCACATTTACTCTACGATTTATTTCAATTCGGAGAAGCATGCTATTTTTGGAAATTTCTAG
- a CDS encoding aspartate kinase gives MKVLKFGGTSVGNVENMNAVMKLITDGEKKLVVLSAMSGTTNALVEISDYLYKKNKDVARSQIGKLESKYKKVVDKLFKADTQKQEGLKIIKKSFDTIRKQANGVFGPIKEQTILAQGELISTAFFSQLMLENGYKTKLLPALDFMRIDEEKAADLQAIKTNIAKVLEEVGEADYYITQGFICRNEKEEIDNLQRGGSDYTASLIGAAIEADEIQIWTDIDGFHNNDPRYVNNTKKIEQLSFDETAELAYFGAKILHPQTVLPAKLHNIPVRLKNTMNPTDSGTLITSETSGTGIKAVAAKDGITAIKIKSDRMLMAYGFLKSVFEIFEFFKTPIDMISTSEVAVSLTIDNTRKLKDIIKELKEYGEVQIDENQTIICIVGDIIAEERGFAAKVFDALEGIPIRMISYGGSRHNISLLVSTNHKQETLQAISDNLLEN, from the coding sequence ATGAAAGTTTTAAAATTCGGTGGTACTTCAGTTGGCAATGTTGAAAATATGAATGCAGTAATGAAACTGATTACCGATGGAGAGAAAAAGCTGGTTGTGCTTTCTGCCATGTCAGGAACAACCAATGCTTTAGTTGAAATTTCTGATTATCTGTACAAGAAAAACAAAGACGTTGCCCGCTCGCAAATCGGCAAACTTGAAAGCAAATACAAGAAGGTAGTTGACAAACTTTTTAAAGCTGACACTCAAAAACAAGAAGGACTAAAAATTATTAAAAAGAGTTTTGATACGATACGTAAGCAAGCCAACGGAGTATTTGGCCCAATTAAAGAGCAAACAATTCTCGCTCAGGGAGAGTTAATCTCAACCGCTTTCTTCTCCCAATTAATGCTTGAAAATGGCTATAAAACTAAATTGCTACCTGCACTTGATTTTATGCGGATTGACGAGGAAAAAGCAGCAGATTTACAAGCGATAAAAACCAACATCGCAAAAGTACTGGAAGAGGTTGGTGAAGCGGATTACTATATTACCCAAGGTTTTATTTGCCGTAACGAAAAAGAAGAGATCGACAACCTTCAACGCGGGGGCTCAGACTATACAGCCTCATTGATTGGTGCTGCGATTGAAGCCGACGAAATACAAATATGGACTGACATTGATGGATTTCACAATAATGACCCCCGCTATGTTAATAACACCAAGAAGATTGAACAGCTTTCATTTGATGAAACAGCTGAGCTGGCTTATTTTGGAGCAAAAATCTTACACCCACAAACGGTACTTCCGGCTAAATTACACAACATCCCGGTTCGTCTGAAAAATACGATGAACCCCACAGACAGTGGAACTCTAATCACATCAGAAACCAGCGGCACCGGGATTAAGGCAGTTGCTGCAAAAGATGGTATCACTGCCATAAAAATCAAGTCGGACCGAATGTTGATGGCCTATGGCTTCCTGAAAAGTGTTTTTGAAATTTTTGAATTTTTCAAAACACCGATTGACATGATTTCTACTTCGGAGGTTGCCGTTTCACTGACCATTGACAACACCCGAAAACTGAAAGACATTATTAAGGAACTGAAAGAATATGGTGAAGTTCAAATTGATGAAAACCAAACCATCATTTGCATTGTTGGTGATATCATTGCCGAAGAACGTGGTTTTGCAGCAAAGGTATTTGACGCACTAGAAGGTATCCCTATCCGTATGATTTCATATGGTGGAAGCCGTCACAATATTTCTTTACTGGTTTCAACAAACCACAAGCAAGAAACGCTTCAGGCTATTAGTGATAACCTGTTGGAAAATTAG